In Treponema vincentii, a single window of DNA contains:
- a CDS encoding motility associated factor glycosyltransferase family protein, producing the protein MNSPSNNGAAFIGAASTGSNGASIGAGATSVCVPFTIDTEVFLQNCNDFTARFPEQAARLGLDRPETALQCLQAVPPAYRLVQAKAKGMEHTPTLAVNGSFVHSKYNPQEEARRILDSEFFQTAEAQSRCIFTGLGLGYLASQYIERFPAAEAVIIEADMNIFLCCLAARRLDSLFRHRHLSLLIGTQPEESASFLASTGWNSKILFKAPVSTEAYKPWYGTFFTLLERNKMKNSINAKTLERFGTLWLKNTVKNLDMLCTTAKIGCFKNAFPDAVAVVLAGEPSLTAHLEEIKKSGKDFLIIAVDTALRACLRAGITPDFILSFDPQYWNYLHTAGLDTSKSILISEAAVFPAVLRQRYRAVFLSESSVPFARYLESKGEKQNGDGDCVLAAGGSVATTAWDFARYIGAKPVIMAGLDLAYPGKQTHFAGSTFEEAVHTRSTRVASAEQANFNSLYSAFPSLHQDYAGGTVLTDRRMLLYAWWFESTLAKYPEVKTFNLMPHGVFIPGMPACTAEDFAGMTGGLPRVAIDERLETLVKSVYSQAFLDGCGARKRQLAASVKAMTESAAGLAAQAEKAEALCRRLAEYNKAGKRESGNSGNGSGTREQAALIAQLNKIDENIKNGFAKDLVAVLFFNDETGKDSDLQPIAAAENIYKRIRLMALQAHDIFKSRQVDIF; encoded by the coding sequence TTGAACTCACCCTCGAATAACGGCGCAGCTTTTATCGGTGCGGCTTCTACCGGTAGCAATGGTGCGTCCATCGGTGCCGGAGCTACTTCTGTCTGCGTACCCTTTACTATCGATACCGAGGTGTTCCTCCAAAATTGTAATGACTTTACCGCCCGCTTTCCCGAACAGGCGGCAAGACTCGGGCTCGATCGACCGGAAACGGCTCTTCAGTGTTTACAAGCCGTACCGCCCGCATACCGATTAGTACAAGCAAAAGCAAAGGGTATGGAACATACGCCGACGCTGGCGGTAAACGGCAGCTTTGTGCATTCCAAATATAACCCTCAAGAAGAAGCCCGCCGTATCCTCGATTCCGAATTTTTTCAAACCGCAGAGGCGCAGAGCCGCTGTATCTTTACGGGGCTTGGCTTAGGCTATCTTGCGTCGCAGTATATCGAACGGTTTCCTGCCGCCGAAGCGGTGATCATCGAAGCGGATATGAACATTTTTCTGTGCTGTTTGGCTGCCCGTCGCCTCGATTCCCTTTTCCGGCACCGGCATTTAAGCCTTCTGATCGGAACACAACCGGAGGAGTCAGCCTCGTTTCTCGCTTCGACGGGGTGGAACAGCAAAATACTGTTTAAAGCGCCCGTTTCTACCGAAGCGTATAAGCCGTGGTACGGAACTTTTTTTACGCTACTCGAGCGGAATAAAATGAAAAACAGCATCAATGCCAAAACGCTGGAACGCTTCGGTACACTGTGGTTAAAAAATACGGTAAAGAACCTCGATATGCTTTGCACGACGGCAAAGATCGGCTGTTTTAAAAATGCTTTTCCCGATGCGGTAGCCGTCGTCCTTGCCGGCGAGCCGAGCTTAACCGCTCATCTTGAGGAGATAAAAAAAAGCGGCAAAGATTTTCTGATTATTGCGGTGGATACGGCGCTGCGGGCATGTCTGCGGGCAGGCATTACACCGGATTTTATCCTCAGCTTTGACCCGCAGTATTGGAACTACCTGCATACCGCCGGATTGGACACAAGCAAGTCTATTTTAATCAGCGAGGCGGCGGTTTTTCCGGCGGTACTCCGGCAGCGTTACCGCGCAGTATTCCTCTCCGAATCTTCGGTACCCTTTGCCCGTTATCTTGAAAGCAAAGGTGAAAAGCAAAACGGCGATGGGGACTGTGTACTCGCTGCCGGAGGTTCGGTTGCAACGACTGCGTGGGATTTTGCGCGGTATATCGGCGCCAAGCCCGTTATCATGGCGGGGTTGGATTTGGCCTATCCCGGTAAGCAAACGCACTTTGCAGGCAGCACCTTTGAAGAAGCCGTCCATACCCGCTCTACCCGTGTTGCTTCCGCAGAGCAGGCGAACTTTAACAGCTTATATTCGGCATTTCCTTCGCTGCATCAGGATTATGCCGGAGGTACAGTACTGACCGACCGCCGGATGCTGCTCTATGCGTGGTGGTTTGAAAGCACGCTTGCCAAATATCCGGAGGTTAAAACCTTCAATCTTATGCCGCACGGAGTGTTTATTCCCGGAATGCCCGCCTGTACTGCGGAAGATTTTGCAGGCATGACCGGCGGCCTCCCGCGCGTCGCCATCGATGAACGGTTGGAAACTCTTGTAAAAAGCGTGTATTCCCAAGCATTCCTAGACGGCTGCGGTGCGCGGAAGCGGCAGCTAGCCGCTTCGGTCAAGGCAATGACCGAGAGTGCCGCCGGTCTCGCAGCCCAAGCGGAAAAAGCCGAGGCGTTGTGCCGCCGATTAGCGGAATACAACAAAGCAGGCAAACGTGAAAGCGGAAATTCCGGCAACGGAAGCGGTACCCGTGAACAGGCTGCCTTAATTGCACAACTCAACAAAATAGACGAGAACATAAAGAACGGTTTTGCGAAAGATTTGGTTGCCGTGCTCTTTTTTAATGACGAAACCGGCAAAGACAGCGATTTGCAGCCCATTGCCGCTGCGGAAAATATCTACAAAAGGATTCGTCTGATGGCGTTACAAGCACATGATATATTTAAAAGCCGACAAGTAGATATTTTTTAA
- a CDS encoding sodium-translocating pyrophosphatase, with amino-acid sequence MITNLVYSVLVLVLAGSIAALLYAFAKTRWINRQPVENDDLRRISGYISEGAMAFLNREYKALVPFIAAVALFLAAGNKGELKMEALTFVLGAAVSLLAGFIGMKVATAANARTAQAAKNGGLTPALKVAFSGGSVMGMSVVGLALFGFFIVMLIGTLTYGTDIKTFYNITLPLGTAFSLGASSVALFSRVGGGIFTKAADVGADLVGKVEKNIPEDDPRNPATIADNVGDNVGDVAGMGADLFESFVGSLIGAMILGLTVVASDSLKLKLMVLPLLIAVLGIVASLVGTIFVRAKPGSDPQKALNAGTFGAAILATVFLFIVLKFFIGEETFNGTAGMYHIFGATITGLASGVLIGLLTEYYTGTGKKPVVSIMNSCETGAATTIITGLGVGMRSAFPTIVLIGAAIWGSFSLAGLYGVGIAAVGMLVTLGIQLAVDAYGPIADNAGGLAQMAEFPGEVREITDSLDAVGNTTAAIGKGFAIGSAALTAIILFTSFKEHTGVDIVDITNIPVLTGILLGVAVPFLFSAMAMSAVGKAAYKMIEEVRSQFKNKPGILNHTEKPDYKRCVDISTQAAIREMVIPGLVAIITPILVGFVGGPAMLIGLLTGVTGSGVVLAIFMANSGGAWDNAKKMIESGSGAGKGSEAHKAAVVGDTVGDPFKDTAGPSINILIKLMSMVSLVIAPMLKTFWGL; translated from the coding sequence ATGATAACTAATCTTGTGTATTCCGTATTGGTGCTTGTTCTTGCGGGGAGCATTGCAGCATTGCTGTATGCCTTTGCAAAAACGCGCTGGATTAACCGGCAGCCGGTAGAGAACGATGACTTACGGCGCATCAGCGGGTATATCTCGGAAGGAGCAATGGCTTTTTTGAACCGCGAATATAAGGCATTGGTGCCTTTTATTGCAGCGGTTGCTTTGTTTTTGGCTGCCGGGAATAAAGGCGAGCTTAAAATGGAAGCGCTTACTTTCGTATTGGGCGCAGCAGTATCCCTGTTGGCAGGATTTATCGGTATGAAGGTTGCAACTGCGGCAAATGCGCGCACGGCGCAGGCGGCAAAAAACGGCGGTCTTACCCCGGCATTAAAGGTTGCATTCTCCGGCGGCAGCGTCATGGGTATGAGCGTTGTCGGTCTTGCGCTATTCGGATTTTTTATTGTAATGCTTATAGGAACCCTGACTTACGGAACGGATATCAAGACTTTTTATAATATAACGCTACCGCTTGGAACCGCCTTTTCGCTTGGCGCTTCCTCAGTCGCGCTTTTCTCTCGTGTCGGCGGCGGTATCTTTACCAAAGCGGCGGACGTCGGTGCAGACTTGGTCGGTAAGGTAGAAAAAAACATTCCCGAAGACGACCCGCGCAACCCTGCCACTATTGCGGATAACGTCGGTGATAACGTCGGCGACGTTGCAGGTATGGGGGCAGACCTCTTTGAATCCTTTGTCGGTTCGCTGATTGGAGCGATGATTCTCGGTTTAACCGTCGTCGCTTCCGATTCCCTTAAATTAAAGCTTATGGTATTGCCGCTTTTGATTGCGGTTTTGGGTATTGTTGCATCCTTAGTCGGAACGATATTTGTACGTGCAAAACCGGGAAGCGATCCTCAAAAAGCGTTGAACGCCGGTACCTTCGGCGCGGCAATCCTGGCAACTGTTTTCTTGTTTATCGTATTGAAGTTCTTTATCGGCGAAGAAACCTTTAATGGAACCGCCGGTATGTACCATATCTTCGGCGCAACGATTACCGGTCTCGCCTCCGGCGTTCTTATCGGGCTTTTAACCGAGTACTATACCGGTACGGGCAAGAAGCCGGTTGTTTCGATTATGAATTCATGCGAAACAGGCGCCGCAACAACGATTATTACCGGTCTCGGCGTCGGTATGCGCAGTGCATTCCCGACCATCGTATTGATCGGAGCGGCAATCTGGGGCAGCTTCAGCTTGGCAGGCCTCTACGGTGTCGGTATTGCGGCAGTCGGTATGCTGGTTACGCTCGGTATTCAACTTGCCGTCGATGCTTACGGCCCCATCGCGGATAACGCAGGCGGCCTTGCTCAGATGGCGGAGTTCCCGGGCGAAGTACGTGAAATTACCGACAGCCTCGACGCCGTCGGAAACACTACCGCTGCAATCGGGAAGGGTTTTGCTATCGGTTCCGCAGCATTAACCGCTATCATCCTTTTCACCTCATTTAAAGAACATACCGGCGTCGATATTGTCGATATTACGAATATTCCCGTTCTGACCGGTATCCTGCTGGGCGTTGCGGTGCCGTTCCTCTTCTCCGCTATGGCGATGTCCGCAGTCGGTAAAGCCGCGTACAAGATGATAGAAGAAGTGCGCAGTCAGTTTAAAAATAAGCCCGGCATTTTGAACCACACCGAAAAGCCGGACTATAAGCGCTGCGTAGACATCAGTACGCAGGCCGCTATCCGCGAAATGGTTATCCCCGGCCTTGTTGCCATTATCACACCGATTTTAGTCGGCTTTGTCGGCGGCCCGGCGATGCTTATCGGGTTATTAACCGGCGTTACCGGCTCTGGCGTTGTACTCGCCATCTTTATGGCAAATTCGGGCGGCGCATGGGATAACGCAAAGAAGATGATTGAATCGGGCAGCGGCGCAGGCAAAGGCTCCGAAGCGCACAAGGCCGCCGTTGTCGGCGATACGGTTGGCGATCCCTTCAAAGATACCGCCGGTCCTTCGATCAATATTTTGATAAAGCTGATGTCGATGGTCTCATTGGTTATCGCACCGATGCTGAAAACTTTCTGGGGCTTATAA
- a CDS encoding Bax inhibitor-1/YccA family protein yields the protein MNTSPDNISLQQANEKISQRFITAVYGWMVAALAISGIAAFAVFNSETLLYFIFGNRFTFLGLIIAEFALVIILSAGIRRMSFPAAAASFVIYSIVNGLTLSVVLFVYTSTSVVSIFVITALMFGAMSIYGATTKSNLNSAGKYLMMALTGLIIASIVNWFMNSSSLSWLISFVAVGVFTGLTAYDTQKITQAARYAQDNEDFKKVAIIGALELYLDFVNIFLALLRLFGKRR from the coding sequence ATGAACACATCACCTGACAACATTTCATTGCAGCAAGCAAATGAAAAAATCTCTCAGCGGTTTATCACCGCCGTATATGGATGGATGGTTGCAGCTTTAGCAATCAGCGGAATTGCAGCCTTTGCGGTATTCAACAGCGAAACACTCCTCTATTTTATTTTTGGGAACCGTTTTACCTTCTTAGGGTTGATTATCGCAGAATTTGCACTGGTCATTATCCTGTCAGCAGGTATCAGAAGGATGAGCTTTCCGGCTGCGGCCGCTTCTTTTGTTATCTACTCGATTGTTAACGGATTGACGCTTTCGGTGGTACTCTTTGTCTACACGAGCACTTCTGTTGTAAGTATTTTTGTCATAACAGCGCTGATGTTCGGTGCAATGAGTATTTACGGGGCAACGACAAAGAGCAATCTAAACTCAGCTGGTAAGTATTTGATGATGGCTCTAACCGGACTGATCATTGCATCAATCGTTAACTGGTTTATGAATTCTTCTTCGCTCAGTTGGCTGATTTCTTTTGTGGCTGTCGGTGTGTTTACCGGACTAACCGCTTATGACACGCAAAAGATTACACAAGCTGCCCGCTATGCACAGGATAATGAAGATTTTAAGAAGGTTGCGATTATCGGCGCATTAGAGCTGTATCTTGACTTTGTTAATATCTTCTTAGCCCTCCTCCGCTTATTCGGCAAAAGAAGATAA
- a CDS encoding helix-turn-helix transcriptional regulator translates to MAVEKRQESIPSHESACGLSGYRLFPGCPQAIHPAVLALIKAIGKDFTVPVLTGMLYGIPIGKRNASMRTKQPIEEIRHFIYTQTLIKKSRLVALIMLPVTVAVIVLQYISVLPSDRLIRLSNILCAVMLGYIAIKPRFIILYTFPCLIAGLVNIYHGGNLLGLSLYLAGLLILLKANFFKTYIRYKISVLGGSFAAVLITQWFRHGSTAFMLSLLHIGLGFFMAAALFVLFADDLKHYYTRKTPIHVSSLRLTERQHQCLCLAAEGITFKQIGDKLCISESVIKKKK, encoded by the coding sequence GTGGCGGTAGAAAAACGGCAGGAATCAATCCCCTCGCACGAATCAGCTTGCGGATTGTCCGGGTACCGGTTATTTCCGGGTTGTCCGCAAGCAATTCATCCCGCGGTATTGGCATTGATAAAAGCCATCGGCAAGGACTTTACGGTTCCGGTTTTAACCGGTATGCTATATGGAATACCGATCGGCAAGAGGAATGCTTCTATGCGCACTAAACAACCTATAGAAGAAATACGGCATTTTATCTATACCCAAACTCTCATAAAAAAATCCCGGCTTGTGGCTCTTATCATGCTACCCGTTACCGTTGCCGTCATTGTATTGCAGTATATTTCCGTTCTTCCGTCAGATAGGCTGATCAGATTATCCAATATTTTATGTGCGGTTATGCTCGGTTATATCGCAATCAAACCCCGCTTCATCATCCTGTATACGTTTCCGTGTTTGATTGCAGGATTGGTCAATATTTATCATGGCGGCAATTTGCTCGGACTTTCTTTATATCTGGCGGGATTACTCATTCTATTAAAAGCGAATTTCTTTAAAACATATATCCGATATAAGATTAGTGTGTTAGGCGGCAGCTTTGCAGCTGTTTTGATTACCCAGTGGTTTCGGCATGGGAGCACCGCTTTTATGCTTTCCTTGCTGCACATTGGGCTTGGTTTTTTTATGGCAGCTGCCCTGTTTGTCCTGTTTGCAGATGATTTAAAACACTATTATACACGAAAAACTCCCATCCACGTATCTTCGCTCCGGTTAACCGAGCGGCAGCATCAATGCCTTTGCTTAGCGGCGGAGGGTATTACCTTCAAACAAATCGGCGACAAACTTTGTATTTCGGAATCGGTGATAAAAAAAAAGAAATGA
- the trpS gene encoding tryptophan--tRNA ligase, with product MERKRILTGDRPTGNLHLGHYVGSIRNRVRLQDEFECFFIIADLHTLTTKPDKQYIDELADNVRQMALDYLACGIDPEKSVIYLQSAVPEVCELNLFFSDLVTVPRLQRIPSIKDMAKAAHLSELPLGLLGYPVLQAADILLPRANLVPVGKDNESHVELTREIAKRFNYMYGDVFPLPEVMVSDCGSLVGTDGQAKMSKSLGNAIFLCDDEKTVIKKVRSMYTDPNRTSADIPGTVEGNPVFIYHDAFNPNKAEIEDLKERYRKGKVGDVEVKDKLAAAINTFLEPIRERRAMYASKRGFIDEIIYNGTMKMRAEAAQTLKIVKKAMGVSGVWNKISRKAEEVQKKNR from the coding sequence ATGGAAAGAAAACGAATTTTAACGGGTGATCGTCCTACAGGGAACCTTCATCTGGGACATTATGTCGGTTCGATTAGAAATCGCGTACGGCTCCAAGACGAATTTGAATGCTTTTTTATCATTGCGGACTTACATACACTGACGACAAAGCCTGATAAACAATATATCGATGAACTTGCCGATAATGTGCGGCAAATGGCTCTGGATTATTTAGCTTGCGGGATCGATCCTGAAAAATCGGTTATTTATCTGCAATCAGCGGTACCGGAAGTATGCGAATTGAACCTGTTCTTTTCCGACCTTGTTACCGTACCGCGGCTGCAGCGTATTCCTTCCATAAAGGATATGGCCAAGGCAGCCCATCTTTCCGAATTACCGCTTGGGCTCCTCGGCTATCCGGTGCTGCAAGCTGCCGATATATTGCTGCCCCGTGCAAATCTGGTGCCGGTCGGCAAGGACAACGAAAGCCATGTCGAATTGACGCGGGAAATCGCAAAACGCTTTAACTATATGTACGGTGATGTGTTTCCGTTGCCGGAGGTTATGGTAAGCGATTGCGGCTCGCTTGTTGGTACGGACGGGCAGGCTAAGATGTCGAAGAGCCTCGGCAATGCGATATTTCTCTGCGATGATGAAAAAACAGTGATAAAAAAGGTACGCAGTATGTACACCGATCCCAACCGAACCAGCGCCGATATTCCGGGAACTGTAGAGGGGAATCCGGTGTTCATCTACCATGATGCCTTTAATCCGAACAAAGCGGAAATTGAAGATTTAAAAGAACGCTACCGGAAGGGAAAGGTTGGCGATGTCGAAGTAAAGGATAAACTCGCCGCCGCCATCAATACTTTCCTTGAACCTATTAGAGAACGGCGTGCGATGTATGCATCCAAGCGAGGCTTCATCGACGAAATTATCTACAACGGTACGATGAAGATGCGGGCGGAAGCCGCACAAACCCTTAAAATCGTAAAAAAAGCAATGGGTGTTTCCGGTGTTTGGAATAAAATTTCCCGAAAAGCGGAAGAAGTACAGAAAAAAAACCGATAA
- a CDS encoding endonuclease/exonuclease/phosphatase family protein, whose amino-acid sequence MKLKRLLFPFFACIAVGVFFLQCTRCTPLTDRQFNEPVTLVTYNTQTFFDAVEDGTEFKEYKGSKSRWTAQKYKARLERLKGTIFAAGEKLTGKKDRLPDIVVLQEVESNRVIEDFCKQLPNGENYPYAVCPPHSDKGAFTTVILSKYPVERYFVHRLQTEKRVSLRPLIEVVLNTGSKDKPQLLTVFAVHWKSKTGGSDSAVVRAQQEAQLIKKIQEHRERNPDIPFVVCGDFNQTLEEFNQLSDFPVCWNVSSYRTENEAGAQPNGSYYFKNSWEKIDHIFYESGTSDYEVSENASDTGQAYIEPLLFFVLYEPPLIEDGKPVRYNVLTGEGYSDHLPLGFRFEIRD is encoded by the coding sequence ATGAAACTTAAACGATTGTTATTTCCGTTCTTTGCCTGCATTGCCGTGGGCGTTTTCTTTCTACAATGCACGCGGTGTACTCCCCTTACGGATAGGCAGTTTAATGAGCCTGTTACACTCGTTACGTATAACACGCAGACATTCTTTGACGCCGTAGAGGACGGTACCGAGTTTAAAGAATACAAAGGGAGTAAATCCCGATGGACAGCTCAGAAGTACAAAGCCCGCCTCGAACGGCTTAAAGGCACCATATTTGCAGCAGGAGAAAAGCTGACAGGGAAAAAAGACCGGTTGCCTGATATCGTGGTCTTGCAGGAGGTTGAAAGTAACCGCGTGATTGAGGACTTCTGTAAACAACTACCGAATGGAGAAAATTATCCCTATGCAGTATGCCCGCCGCATTCGGATAAAGGCGCCTTTACTACGGTGATTTTGAGTAAGTATCCTGTTGAACGCTATTTTGTACATCGCTTGCAGACCGAAAAAAGGGTGTCGCTGCGTCCGCTAATTGAGGTGGTATTGAATACGGGGAGCAAAGATAAGCCGCAGTTATTAACCGTTTTTGCCGTGCATTGGAAATCAAAAACCGGTGGTTCCGACAGTGCAGTCGTCCGCGCTCAACAAGAAGCTCAGTTGATAAAAAAAATTCAAGAACACAGAGAAAGAAATCCGGATATCCCCTTTGTCGTATGCGGAGACTTTAATCAGACATTGGAAGAATTTAATCAGCTGTCTGATTTTCCGGTGTGTTGGAACGTATCGAGCTATAGAACAGAGAACGAAGCGGGCGCACAGCCGAACGGCAGCTATTACTTTAAAAATTCGTGGGAGAAAATCGATCATATTTTCTACGAGAGTGGTACGAGCGATTACGAGGTTTCAGAAAACGCTTCGGATACGGGACAGGCTTATATCGAACCGCTGCTGTTTTTTGTATTGTATGAACCGCCGCTGATTGAAGACGGTAAACCGGTCAGATACAATGTGCTGACCGGCGAAGGGTATTCAGACCATTTACCGCTCGGCTTCCGCTTCGAAATACGCGATTAA
- a CDS encoding nicotinate phosphoribosyltransferase, producing MITSALFSDLYELTMAQGYFKRQNNRPCVFDMFFRRNPFKGGYAVLAGLEPLLEAIQAFHFDDSDIAYLATLHLFDDDFLSYLKDFRFSGSVWAMDEGSLIFPSEPVLRIEAPIIEALLLEGLILNTINFQSLIATKTARIWLASGKSSIMEFGLRRAQGPDGAMSATRAAIIGGAAGTSNTLGGKLYGVPVMGTMAHAWVMSFPTEEEAFEQYAAIYPDKSVFLIDTYNTLGSGIEAAIKVGKKLQAQGKNFGVRLDSGDMQYLSTEVRKRLDAAGLPEAKISISNELTEEIIESLILNKAPIDSWGVGTHMVTGGQEASFTGVYKLAARQSDDGTWLPVMKLSDNPAKITNPGIKQVWRLYDSDGFFKADIIGLYDETLDAEAMNTYYHPLNDYQSFSFKAAKAEQLLHLKITDGVYTGKKETLQELHQRASRQLECLHPTSRRLLNPHIYKVSLTKTLFAMKQKLLHSLRRG from the coding sequence ATGATTACCAGTGCACTTTTTTCGGATCTCTATGAGCTGACAATGGCTCAAGGTTATTTTAAACGCCAAAACAATCGGCCGTGCGTCTTTGATATGTTTTTTAGGCGCAATCCGTTTAAAGGAGGCTACGCGGTTCTTGCAGGTCTTGAGCCGTTGCTCGAAGCGATTCAAGCCTTTCACTTTGATGACTCCGATATAGCCTACCTTGCGACTCTCCATCTTTTTGATGATGACTTTCTTAGCTATCTCAAGGATTTCCGCTTTTCAGGTTCGGTGTGGGCAATGGATGAAGGGAGCCTTATATTTCCCAGCGAGCCGGTACTGCGTATTGAAGCACCGATTATCGAAGCATTGCTTCTCGAAGGGCTTATCCTCAATACTATCAATTTTCAAAGTTTGATTGCAACAAAGACCGCCCGCATCTGGCTTGCGTCGGGGAAGTCTTCTATTATGGAATTCGGCTTGCGGCGTGCACAGGGGCCGGACGGCGCGATGAGCGCTACCCGTGCGGCTATTATCGGCGGGGCGGCCGGTACCAGCAATACACTCGGCGGAAAGCTTTACGGCGTACCGGTGATGGGTACTATGGCTCACGCATGGGTGATGTCTTTCCCCACTGAAGAAGAGGCGTTTGAACAATACGCCGCCATCTATCCCGATAAGTCGGTATTCCTTATCGACACGTACAACACGCTCGGTTCCGGCATCGAGGCGGCAATAAAAGTCGGGAAAAAACTGCAAGCGCAAGGGAAAAACTTCGGCGTCAGACTTGATTCAGGGGATATGCAGTATTTAAGTACCGAAGTACGGAAACGGCTCGACGCCGCCGGTTTACCCGAAGCCAAAATCTCCATTTCCAACGAACTAACCGAAGAAATTATCGAATCGCTCATTTTGAATAAAGCACCGATTGACTCGTGGGGTGTCGGCACTCACATGGTAACCGGCGGGCAAGAGGCTTCGTTTACCGGTGTATACAAACTTGCTGCGCGTCAATCCGATGACGGAACGTGGTTGCCGGTTATGAAGCTGTCGGATAATCCTGCAAAGATTACCAATCCGGGTATTAAGCAGGTGTGGCGGCTCTACGACAGTGATGGATTTTTTAAGGCTGATATTATCGGTTTGTATGATGAAACGCTCGATGCCGAAGCAATGAACACCTACTATCACCCGTTGAACGATTATCAAAGCTTTTCGTTTAAAGCGGCAAAGGCGGAACAATTACTCCACCTAAAAATTACCGACGGCGTCTACACCGGTAAAAAGGAAACACTTCAAGAGCTACATCAGCGGGCAAGCCGACAGCTGGAATGTTTACATCCGACTTCCCGCCGCCTGCTCAACCCGCACATCTACAAGGTGTCGCTTACAAAGACGCTCTTTGCAATGAAGCAGAAGCTGCTGCATTCCCTGCGCCGCGGATAA